In Sulfurimonas sp. C5, the genomic window TTAAAAAATGCAAGTACTTTATCACCTATTTGCAGATTCAAGTCTTCAACTGCAGTGTTTGTAATAACACTTACCAGGGTATAGCCGCTTTTTAGTTTTATATACACAGACGAATTTATCATCCCCTTATCTAGATATTCCACAATACCGTGTAATTGATTTCTGGCACTCAGTTTCATATTAAGCCTTTTTATTTTCTTTATATCTTTTTTGATACAATGGTGGATTAAAAAAAAACTAGAGAGAAACCTCTCTAGTTTTGGAGAATAAATGAATTTTTTTAACTATCTTACACAGTCGAAGAAGTAGTCAGTTTTTGCGATATCTTTTGTTTCTTCATCTAGTTGGTCAAGAACAGCGTTCGTAATCCAAGTAAGTAAGTTTAACGCACCTTTGTAACCACTCATAGAGTATCTATGTAGGTGGTGTCTATCAAAGATAGGGAATCCGATTCTGATTAACGGAGTTCCTGTATCACGGTAAAGTTCTTTACCATATACGTTACCGATCATGAAGTCAACCGGCTCAGTGAATAGTAATGAACGTAAGTGCCATAAGTCTTTACCTGGCCAAATTTGACAATCTTCAGCCCATTGAGATTTAGCAATGATAGCTTTCATATCATCTTCCCAACCTTTTCTTGGCGCATTATGGCAAAGAACGTGAGTTGGAATACCACCCATCTCAACGATGAAAGATACAAGACCTAATAAGAAGTCAGGATCTCCATAGATTGCGAATTTTTTACCGTGCATATACGGATAAGAATCTTGCATAGCATCAACAAGTTGACCACGTTGTGCTTTTAATTCTTCTGGTACTTCTTTACCAGTAAGTTCAGCTAGTTTCATAACAAACGCATCAGTTCCAGCTAAACCGATTGGATTACAAGTTTCATAACCTTGTTTCCATTTATTTTTAATAGTCTTAGCAGTTTGCACTGTAGAATATTTTTGTAAAGAGATAGTCGATTCTGCATTGATAGCAGTTTTAACGATATCTAATGGAGTACCACCAGCATATAGTGAATATGAACCAGCACCTGTATTCCATTGAGCTTCATGATCACCGATCATGTGAATTTTGTCAGAGAACATTTTAGAGATCTCTTTTACCTCTGCTAAAGAACCTAAGTATGGTTCAAAACCAGGGATGATGTTGATACGACCCTCTTCAACAACTTTTTCGCTTCTTTCTGGGTTAAGTTGCTCTAAAGTTGATTTCATCATGTTATCGTAACCAGTAATATGGCTACCAACAAATGATGGAGTGTGAGCATATGTGATAGGTAAATCATCTAATTCACCCTCAGCATCTTCTCTAGCACCTGTAATGAAAGCATTTAAGTCATCACCGATAACTTCAGCCATACAAGTAGTAGAAACAGAGATATGCTCTGGTTTATACATAGCGTTACAGTTACGTAAACCGTCTTTCATATTTGCAAGACCACCGAATACCGCTGCAGATTCACTCATAGAGTCAGATACACATGGTGTTGGCTCTTTGAAGTGACGTGTAAAGTATGAACGGAAGTAAGCAACACAACCGTGTGAACCATGAACGTATGGCATAGTGTTTT contains:
- the nifK gene encoding nitrogenase molybdenum-iron protein subunit beta, with the protein product MQDVENIVNGQKLFLKPEYQEVLKNKKQFEGAMGAVNPAKVEEVAEWTKTWEYREKNLAREAITVNPAKACQPLGAIMVGLGIENTMPYVHGSHGCVAYFRSYFTRHFKEPTPCVSDSMSESAAVFGGLANMKDGLRNCNAMYKPEHISVSTTCMAEVIGDDLNAFITGAREDAEGELDDLPITYAHTPSFVGSHITGYDNMMKSTLEQLNPERSEKVVEEGRINIIPGFEPYLGSLAEVKEISKMFSDKIHMIGDHEAQWNTGAGSYSLYAGGTPLDIVKTAINAESTISLQKYSTVQTAKTIKNKWKQGYETCNPIGLAGTDAFVMKLAELTGKEVPEELKAQRGQLVDAMQDSYPYMHGKKFAIYGDPDFLLGLVSFIVEMGGIPTHVLCHNAPRKGWEDDMKAIIAKSQWAEDCQIWPGKDLWHLRSLLFTEPVDFMIGNVYGKELYRDTGTPLIRIGFPIFDRHHLHRYSMSGYKGALNLLTWITNAVLDQLDEETKDIAKTDYFFDCVR